A genomic window from Streptomyces brevispora includes:
- a CDS encoding barstar family protein — protein MTVTYVIDGSQVTGLERFWNVVGEAVNGPGGYFGRNPDSFADCLRGGMGTPDDGDFVIEWRDHARSARALGHEETARYLRGLLGRADPSNLPRLREELARAGAGLGPTLFDRLLEIIRDETPAGTLRLR, from the coding sequence ATGACCGTGACCTATGTGATCGACGGCTCCCAGGTCACCGGCCTGGAGCGTTTCTGGAACGTGGTCGGCGAGGCGGTGAACGGGCCCGGCGGCTACTTCGGCCGCAATCCCGACTCCTTCGCGGACTGCCTGCGCGGCGGGATGGGCACGCCGGACGACGGCGACTTCGTCATCGAGTGGCGGGACCACGCCCGCTCGGCGCGCGCCCTGGGCCATGAGGAGACCGCGCGGTACCTGCGCGGCCTGCTGGGCCGCGCCGATCCGAGCAACCTGCCGCGGCTGCGCGAGGAACTGGCCCGGGCGGGCGCGGGGCTCGGGCCGACGCTCTTCGACCGGCTGCTGGAGATCATCCGGGACGAGACACCTGCGGGCACCCTGCGACTGCGCTGA
- a CDS encoding ribonuclease domain-containing protein, translating to MRIPPRITTLGGVAALLSVLFVGGHVAATATAATTSVGSICYSALPSQAHDTLDLIDSGGPFPYDQDGVVFQNREGVLPGQSTGYYHEYTVITPGAPTRGARRIVTGEKSQEDYYTSDHYVTFDLVDLGC from the coding sequence ATGCGAATCCCCCCACGGATCACCACGCTCGGCGGCGTCGCCGCCCTCCTGTCCGTTCTCTTCGTCGGTGGCCACGTCGCGGCGACCGCGACGGCCGCCACCACGTCGGTCGGCAGCATCTGCTACTCCGCCCTCCCCTCCCAGGCACACGACACCCTCGATCTCATCGACTCCGGTGGCCCCTTCCCCTACGACCAGGACGGCGTCGTCTTCCAGAACCGCGAAGGCGTCCTGCCCGGTCAGAGCACCGGCTACTACCACGAGTACACCGTGATCACCCCCGGCGCCCCGACCCGTGGCGCACGCCGGATAGTCACCGGTGAGAAGAGCCAGGAGGACTACTACACCTCCGACCACTACGTGACGTTCGACCTCGTCGACCTCGGCTGCTGA
- a CDS encoding ATP-binding protein, whose translation MCRADLAAVSEVRCAVRELLRYRWREEPAQVAELLLSELVTNALVHTDDGAVVAVSVAPQKLRVEVRDFVPGMPVSHVSNADDGTHGRGLILVESLADAWGVSPKTLGKVVWFELDGERS comes from the coding sequence CTGTGCCGCGCCGATCTGGCCGCGGTTTCCGAAGTGCGGTGTGCTGTACGCGAATTACTGAGGTATCGATGGAGGGAGGAGCCCGCACAGGTGGCCGAGCTGCTGCTCAGTGAGCTGGTGACCAACGCGCTCGTCCACACGGACGACGGCGCGGTCGTCGCCGTCAGCGTGGCGCCGCAGAAACTGCGGGTGGAGGTGAGGGACTTCGTCCCGGGGATGCCCGTGTCGCACGTGTCGAACGCCGACGACGGTACGCACGGCAGGGGTCTGATCCTGGTGGAGAGCCTCGCGGACGCCTGGGGGGTCAGCCCGAAGACGCTGGGCAAGGTGGTCTGGTTCGAACTGGACGGCGAACGGTCCTGA
- a CDS encoding DUF2637 domain-containing protein: MRLTDIPLDWLLPGAVLLAGVMAAVAVAVVARGKRASDTSTADDTWERSEERRRRKEALYATASYVLLFCCAAVAAALSFHGLVGFGRQNLGLARGWEYLVPFGLDGAAMFCSVLAVREASHGDAALGSRLLVWTFAGAAAWFNWVHAPRGLDHAGAPHFFAGMSLSAAVLFDRALKQTRVAALREQGLVPRPLPQIRIVRWLRAPRETFGAWSLMLLEGVRTLDEAVDEVREDRRENEQNRLRRKDQEKLDRAQIKALNRQNRAWGRAGNAGTQVDVQAIAAAGSAQSVAEPAISEPGQLPLRPRPSLQAVSGSSSNSASDLSTTDPRAVDLTAEDDTLSLPRLDSLEQKLKNLEQQFG, from the coding sequence ATGAGACTGACCGACATACCGCTTGACTGGCTGCTTCCGGGCGCCGTGCTGCTCGCGGGGGTCATGGCGGCTGTGGCGGTGGCGGTGGTCGCGCGCGGCAAGCGCGCCTCTGACACATCCACAGCCGACGACACCTGGGAACGCAGCGAGGAGCGGCGCAGACGCAAGGAAGCGCTCTACGCCACCGCTTCGTACGTCCTGTTGTTCTGCTGCGCGGCGGTCGCCGCCGCGCTCTCCTTCCACGGTCTGGTCGGCTTCGGCCGGCAAAACCTCGGCCTCGCCAGGGGCTGGGAGTACCTGGTGCCGTTCGGCCTCGACGGGGCCGCGATGTTCTGCTCCGTGCTCGCCGTCCGGGAGGCCAGCCACGGCGACGCGGCACTCGGCTCCCGGCTGCTGGTGTGGACCTTCGCCGGTGCCGCCGCCTGGTTCAACTGGGTGCACGCACCGCGCGGCCTGGACCACGCGGGCGCCCCGCACTTCTTCGCGGGGATGTCGCTCTCGGCGGCCGTGCTCTTCGACCGGGCACTGAAGCAGACCCGCGTCGCCGCGCTGCGCGAGCAGGGCCTGGTGCCCCGCCCGCTGCCGCAGATCCGGATCGTACGGTGGCTGCGGGCACCCCGGGAGACCTTCGGCGCCTGGTCGCTGATGCTGCTCGAAGGGGTACGCACGCTCGACGAGGCGGTCGACGAGGTACGCGAGGACCGCAGGGAGAACGAGCAGAACCGTCTCCGCAGAAAGGACCAGGAGAAGCTCGACCGGGCACAGATCAAGGCCCTGAACCGGCAGAACCGGGCCTGGGGGCGGGCAGGCAATGCCGGCACCCAGGTGGACGTCCAGGCCATCGCCGCAGCGGGCTCCGCGCAGTCCGTCGCGGAGCCCGCCATATCCGAGCCGGGTCAGCTGCCTCTGCGACCCCGGCCATCCCTGCAAGCCGTCAGCGGCTCCAGCTCCAACAGCGCCTCGGACCTGAGCACAACTGATCCGAGAGCCGTCGACCTCACTGCCGAGGACGACACCCTGTCCCTGCCCCGGCTCGACTCGCTGGAGCAGAAACTGAAGAACCTGGAGCAGCAGTTCGGCTGA
- a CDS encoding (2Fe-2S)-binding protein — MPLPALLPAPHPAATTSAVAAAYARLAEVFPGLRAEVLADGESAPGGVGWVGAHELAAGGGALDTFLAWDNAQVLRDYGQQARPDVVASFGLHRYAWPTCLLVTVPWFLHRRVPRIPVEDVAFQRALGHLTVRVREFACLPDDPAAALPGARVVADEAALRAEVLSSVAEHLGPVLDGFGPRMRRGKRALWGMATDEIVEGLWYIAHLLGEERRAMAELDALLPGTTKPYVGTAGFRELIGPGGESLPTRDRASCCLFYTLRPEDTCVTCPRTCDADRLRKLTPVS, encoded by the coding sequence ATGCCCCTCCCCGCCCTGCTTCCCGCACCGCACCCCGCTGCGACGACCTCGGCCGTGGCAGCGGCTTACGCGCGTCTGGCCGAGGTCTTCCCGGGACTGCGCGCCGAGGTGCTCGCGGACGGCGAGTCCGCCCCGGGCGGCGTCGGCTGGGTGGGTGCGCACGAGCTCGCGGCCGGCGGTGGCGCCCTGGACACCTTCCTCGCCTGGGACAACGCGCAGGTGCTTCGGGACTACGGACAGCAGGCCCGGCCCGACGTGGTCGCCAGCTTCGGGCTGCACCGTTACGCCTGGCCGACCTGTCTGCTGGTGACGGTGCCGTGGTTCCTGCACCGGCGGGTGCCCCGGATCCCGGTCGAGGACGTCGCGTTCCAGCGGGCGCTGGGCCATCTGACCGTCCGGGTGCGGGAGTTCGCCTGCCTGCCCGACGATCCCGCGGCGGCGCTGCCGGGTGCCCGGGTGGTGGCGGACGAGGCCGCGCTGCGCGCCGAGGTCCTCTCGTCGGTGGCCGAGCACCTCGGACCCGTGCTCGACGGCTTCGGGCCGCGCATGCGGCGTGGCAAGCGGGCGTTGTGGGGCATGGCGACGGACGAGATCGTCGAGGGCCTCTGGTACATCGCCCATCTCCTGGGCGAGGAGCGGCGTGCGATGGCCGAGCTGGACGCGCTCCTGCCGGGCACCACGAAGCCGTACGTCGGCACGGCGGGCTTTCGCGAACTGATCGGTCCCGGCGGTGAGTCGCTGCCCACCCGCGACCGGGCGAGCTGCTGCCTCTTCTACACGCTGCGGCCCGAGGACACCTGTGTCACCTGCCCGCGCACCTGCGATGCCGACCGGCTCCGGAAGCTGACGCCCGTCTCCTGA
- a CDS encoding GntR family transcriptional regulator — translation MEQGRTREEVRPPYASAASVTAHPSARVPEQARGEHTHSEPPAPRVVVRRHSVRGQILDALRAALADGELVPGRVYSAPALGARFGVSATPVREAMQQLAVEGAVEVVPNRGFRISERGPRELAELAEVRALIEVPVMLRLARTVPPTGWCALRPLADATVAAAAGGDRASYAEADRAFHGAVLALSGNAQLVTVADDLHRRSQWPLKAGPVTRRADLPADAAEHTALLDALIAQDVAVVQSLVRAHFTGVGV, via the coding sequence GTGGAGCAGGGCAGAACGCGTGAGGAAGTGCGGCCGCCGTACGCGTCCGCCGCGTCCGTGACCGCCCACCCGTCCGCCCGGGTGCCCGAACAGGCCCGTGGCGAGCACACCCACAGCGAGCCGCCCGCGCCCCGGGTCGTGGTGCGGCGGCACTCCGTGCGCGGCCAGATCCTGGACGCCCTGCGCGCCGCCCTCGCCGACGGCGAACTCGTCCCCGGGCGCGTCTACTCCGCCCCGGCCCTCGGCGCCCGCTTCGGGGTCTCCGCCACGCCGGTGCGCGAGGCGATGCAGCAACTGGCCGTCGAGGGAGCCGTCGAGGTCGTGCCGAACCGCGGCTTCCGGATCTCCGAACGCGGCCCGCGCGAGCTGGCCGAGCTGGCCGAGGTACGGGCACTGATCGAGGTCCCCGTCATGCTGCGGCTCGCCCGCACCGTGCCGCCGACGGGCTGGTGCGCCCTGCGCCCACTGGCCGACGCCACCGTCGCGGCGGCGGCCGGTGGCGACCGGGCGAGTTACGCGGAGGCCGACCGGGCCTTCCACGGAGCGGTGCTCGCCCTCTCCGGCAACGCCCAACTGGTGACCGTGGCCGACGATCTGCACCGCCGCTCCCAGTGGCCCCTGAAGGCCGGCCCCGTCACCCGCCGCGCCGACCTGCCTGCGGACGCCGCCGAACACACCGCACTGCTGGACGCGCTGATCGCCCAGGACGTGGCGGTCGTGCAGTCACTCGTACGGGCACACTTCACGGGCGTCGGCGTCTGA